A region of Eschrichtius robustus isolate mEscRob2 chromosome 19, mEscRob2.pri, whole genome shotgun sequence DNA encodes the following proteins:
- the DBNDD1 gene encoding dysbindin domain-containing protein 1 → MSDQELAEVFADSDDENLASDSPAGLHPLPRAGCLRSPSWTRTRAEQNREKQPFGDPERQPAVVDTFLTVERPKED, encoded by the exons ATGTCCGACCAGGAGCTGGCCGAGGTCTTTGCCGACTCAGATGACGAGAACCTGGCCAGCGACTCACCCGCAG GCCTACACCCGCTGCCCAGGGCCGGCTGTCTGCGCTCCCCCTCCTGGACACGCACCAGGGCCGAGCAGAACCGTGAGAAGCAGCCCTTCGGCGACCCTGAGCGGCAGCCTGCCGTTGTGGACACCTTTCTCACCGTGGAGAGGCCCAAGGAGGACTAG
- the LOC137753282 gene encoding LOW QUALITY PROTEIN: mitochondrial inner membrane m-AAA protease component AFG3L1-like (The sequence of the model RefSeq protein was modified relative to this genomic sequence to represent the inferred CDS: substituted 1 base at 1 genomic stop codon), which produces MAAPASSGASRESAFSSWLCGRDRRQFTSGCVQNHPKVDRLEVVNRQFVCVIPAPATSEKFVWFNIGSVDTFERKLETAHWELGIELAEQTAVVYTTESDGKTKFWSRPLFMAWRQCFWPASQGNVTDGFLGLSRSFLRSLVPTFLLIGILLCVARRGPMGAGRGRRGGGLFTVGETTAKIMKNNIGVRFADVVGCEEAKLEIMEFVNFLKNPKQYQDLGAKIPKGAMLTGPPGTGKTILARATAGEASVPFITVNGSEFLEMFVGVGPARVRDMFAMARKNAPCILFIDEMDAIGRGHLGGQSEQENTLNQLLVEMDGFSSTTNVMVLAGTSRPDILDPALTRPGRFGRQVYIAPPDIKGRSSIFRVHLRPLKLDESLSEDALARKLAALTPGFTGADISNVCNEATLIAAGHLSPFVREKHLEQAVERVIGGPEKKTRVLQPSEKMTVAYHEAGHAVVGWFLEHADPLLKASIIPRGKGLGYAQCLPREQCLYTREQLSDRMCAVLGGRVAEQLFFGQITTGAQDDLRKVTQSAXAQIVQFGMSKKLGQVSFDLPRPGEVLAEKPYSEAMAQLIDQEARRLVSSAHARTPDLLTCCREQVDEAGGAGPSPGSGRGLCRAPGGRPGMAWRAAGQAAAGEGGAGAGRHGGAAWALTLCREDHLRGARGGHGWPGGGHVPSRGADGRAARSAPWRRAQPSAPAWRAASAISREQIKT; this is translated from the exons AAGTTCGTGTGGTTCAACATCGGCAGCGTGGACACCTTCGAGCGCAAGCTGGAGACCGCCCACTGGGAGCTGGGCATCGAGCTCGCGGAGCAGACGGCCGTGGTCTACACCACCGAGAGCGACGG CAAAACCAAGTTCTGGAGCCGTCCACTGTTCATGGCCTGGAGGCAGTGTTTCTGGCCTGCCTCTCAAGGGAATGTGACAGATGGTTTTCTTGGACTTTCTCGGTCTTTCTTGCGAAGCCTGGTGCCCACCTTTCTCCTGATCGGAATCCTCCTCTGTGTCGCGAGGAGGGGCCCGATGGGGGCTGGGCGTGGCAGGCGAGGAGGGGGCCTCTTCACCGTTGGCGAGACCACAGCCAAGATCATGAAGAACAACATCGGCGTGCGCTTTGCAGACGTGGTTGGTTGCGAAGAAGCCAAGTTGGAGATCATGGAGTTTGTGAATTTCCTGAAGAATCCCAAGCAGTATCAGGACCTCGGGGCCAAAATTCCAAAG GGAGCCATGCTCACTGGTCCTCCTGGTACCGGCAAAACGATTCTCGCCAGGGCGACTGCAGgggaggccagtgtgcccttcatCACCGTGAATGGGTCCGAGTTCCTGGAAATGTTTGTCGGCGTCGGTCCAGCTCGG GTTCGTGACATGTTTGCAATGGCCCGAAAAAATGCTCCCTGTATCTTGTTCATTGACGAGATGGACGCGATCGGCCGTGGGCACCTTGGGGGCCAGAGCGAGCAGGAGAACACCCTGAACCAGTTGCTCGTGGAGATGGAC GGGTTCAGCTCTACCACGAACGTCATGGTGCTGGCCGGCACCAGCCGCCCCGACATCCTCGACCCAGCCCTGACGCGGCCTGGCCGGTTCGGCCGTCAGGTTTACATTG CCCCCCCTGACATCAAAGGCAGGTCGTCCATCTTCAGGGTCCACCTGCGTCCACTCAAGTTGGACGAGAGCCTCAGCGAGGACGCCCTGGCGAGGAAGCTTGCGGCCCTCACTCCAGGCTTCACAG GTGCTGATATTTCTAACGTTTGCAACGAAGCGACCCTGATCGCCGCCGGCCACCTGAGTCCTTTTGTCCGGGAGAAGCACTTGGAGCAGGCCGTTGAGAGGGTCATCGGAG GTCCCGAGAAGAAGACGCGGGTCCTGCAGCCCAGTGAGAAGATGACGGTGGCCTACCATGAGGCCGGCCACGCGGTGGTGGGCTGGTTCCTGGAGCACGCAGACCCCCTGCTCAAG GCGTCCATCATCCCCCGGGGCAAGGGGCTCGGCTACGCCCAGTGCCTGCCCAGGGAGCAGTGCCTGTACACGCGGGAGCAGCTCTCGGACCGCATGTGCGCCGTGCTGGGTGGCCGGGTGGCCGAGCAGCTGTTCTTCGGGCAGATCACCACGGGGGCCCAGGACGACCTGAGGAAGGTCACCCAGAGTGCCTAGGCCCAG ATTGTGCAGTTCGGGATGAGCAAGAAGCTGGGCCAGGTGTCCTTCGACCTCCCCCGGCCCGGCGAGGTGCTGGCGGAGAAGCCGTACAGCGAGGCCATGGCCCAGCTCATCGACCAGGAGGCTCGGCGGCTGGTCAGCTCCGCGCACGCGCGCACCCCGGACCTGCTGACGTGCTGCCGGGAGCAGGTGGACGAGGCGGGTGGGGCCGGCCCGTCCCCAGGGTCGGGGCGGGGGCTCTGCAGGGCGCCGGGCGGACGGCCTGGCATGGCCTGGCGTGCAGCTGGGCAGGCGGCTGCTGGGGAAGGAGGTGCTGGAGCGGGCCGACATGGTGGAGCTGCTTGGGCCCTGACCCTTTGCAGAGAAGACCACCTGCGAGGAGCTCGTGGAGGGCACGGGTGGCCTGGAGGAGGACACGTCCCTTCCCGAGGGGCTGACGGGCGGGCGGCACGGAGTGCCCCGTGGAGGAGAGCCCAGCCTAGCGCCCCTGCCTGGAGAGCAGCCTCCGCAATCTCCAGAGAGCAAATTAAAACGTGA